One part of the Neodiprion virginianus isolate iyNeoVirg1 chromosome 3, iyNeoVirg1.1, whole genome shotgun sequence genome encodes these proteins:
- the LOC124299865 gene encoding bicaudal D-related protein homolog, with protein MLPRKEGQIAPYALEDMISDLQARRNSLDHVDDVAGDPIEQLKQRERDLVLAAELGKALLERNQELTKQGEALAEEYASKLESLEQERYLLRRRLEEAHDEGEVRALELQADLEALRNQLEEQGERARRAEREQAALVTELAAQNTRLADQLREANKQEEELLVELRVLRDKCALRNTTLQDHVSSLEILRDEVQIVSAQRTELERRSLELRQERARAVAALEEAEERAHVLDRLGREAEHRARTAERERDELAAALAALEAERRGRSGSIQKPPRSLQAEMECEESGSSLGEPEDLKAEVTRACKRMRELCAQLRRGEDDSGLQSDCDESMLVLANGADAEANCPGALSELTEELFRLALSGRGAPGELGLAVELHRVREELEHSRDQLKQTQDELRRRGESLLELTSKLSVCEAELRGVREERDRARGDIEDSALTKDEVLAQAYQVRDQAVARKNRAEVELARTRIDVLQANSQLMEAIQQKIELSQQLEQWQMDMQALLDEQVRSKLMPSSGPVSGNGDGSEIVVPARKKRSTSASKKIFGLF; from the exons atgttgcCGAGAAAAGAGGGCCAGATCGCGCCTTACGCCCTCGAAGATATGATCTCGGATCTTCAGGCACGCAGAAATTCTCTGGATCACGTCGACGACGTTGCCGGGGATCCGATCGAGCAGCTGAAACAACGGGAACGGGATTTGGTCCTTGCTGCCGAACTCGGCAAGGCTCTTCTCGAAAGGAACCAGGAGCTCACCAAACAAGGAGAAGCCTTGGCCGAGGAGTATGCCAGTAAATTGGAG AGTCTGGAACAAGAGAGGTACCTCCTGAGACGAAGACTGGAGGAAGCTCACGACGAGGGCGAGGTCAGGGCACTGGAGCTGCAGGCCGATTTGGAGGCCCTTCGGAATCAGTTGGAAGAGCAGGGAGAACGTGCGCGACGTGCGGAAAGGGAGCAGGCAGCCCTGGTGACGGAATTGGCGGCCCAAAACACGCGGCTTGCCGATCAGCTCCGAGAGGCAAACAAGCAGGAAGAAGAGCTCCTAGTCGAGCTAAGGGTCCTCAGGGATAAGTGCGCGCTGAGGAACACCACGCTTCAGGACCATGTCAGCAGCTTGGAGATCCTCAGGGACGAG GTACAAATTGTCTCAGCCCAAAGAACCGAACTCGAGAGGAGATCCCTGGAGCTACGGCAGGAAAGGGCGCGAGCTGTTGCCGCCTTGGAAGAAGCCGAGGAGAGAGCCCACGTCTTGGATAGACTTGGCCGCGAAGCTGAGCACAGAGCGAGAACGGCGGAACGGGAGAG GGACGAGCTCGCCGCTGCATTGGCGGCCCTCGAGGcggaaagaagaggaagatCGGGTTCGATACAAAAACCCCCGAGATCACTGCAGGCGGAAATGGAGTGCGAGGAGAGCGGAAGTTCTTTGGGAGAACCCGAGGACCTCAAAGCCGAAGTAACGAGGGCTTGTAAAAGAATGCGAGAACTCTGCGCTCAGCTCAGAAGAGGCGAAGACGACTCTGGCCTTCAGAGCGATTGCGACGAGTCCATGTTGGTCCTGGCGAACGGTGCCGATGCCGAG GCAAACTGTCCCGGGGCGTTGTCGGAGCTGACGGAGGAGTTGTTCAGACTGGCATTATCCGGACGAGGGGCTCCTGGGGAACTTGGCCTGGCGGTGGAATTGCACAGGGTACGAGAGGAGCTCGAGCATTCGAGAGACCAGCTGAAACAGACGCAAGACGAGCTCAGGCGAAGAGGGGAATCGCTGCTTGAGCTTACGAGCAAGTTGAGCGTATGCGAGGCCGAGCTTCGAGGTGTACGGGAGGAACGAGACAGAGCCAGAGGTGACATTGAGGATTCGGCACTGACCAAGGACGAGGTCCTGGCCCAGGCTTACCAGGTCAGGGACCAAGCTGTCGCCCGGAAGAACAGGGCGGAAGTTGAGCTGGCAAGAACGAGGATCGACGTGCTGCAGGCTAACAGCCAGCTGATGGAAGCTATCCAGCAGAAGATCGAACTGAGTCAACAGCTCGAACAGTGGCAAATGGACATGCAAGCGCTTCTGGACGAGCAAGTTAGAAGTAAACTGATGCCGTCGAGCGGTCCGGTCAGCGGTAACGGGGACGGTTCGGAGATCGTTGTTCCGGCTAGAAAGAAGCGCAGCACGAGCGCTTCGAAGAAGATCTTCGGACTGTTCTGA